GGGGACCGTCTGCATCGACACGGTGTTCCTGCGGTCGTTGAACAGGGACCTTGGGTTAAGGGTCACCTCTCTGGCGGAGCCGAAGTGCTTGAAGTTGGCGCAGACTGGACTGTTCATGAAGCTGGTGTCGGCGGAACGGCAGGCCTCCGGCGCCCGTTTCTCTATCTTGATCTCCGTGACGTTCTGGCGGATGAGTAAGTCCGGCACGGCTTCGGGGAGCGGCTCCTGACAGATCGGCGGCCACTTGATGTCGCGTGCCATGTCGCGATCGATGGCGAGGAACTTTCGCCGGGACTTGTCGACGTTGTGCCAGCGATACCGTAGCTTCTTGAACACGAGGTAGTCGATGAAGAGGTACTCGACCAGCAGGGAGATGACGAAGTTCACGACCCCGTAGCCGACCAGGATGAAACGGAAGGTGACGTTCTCGGGGAGCACGAGCTCGAACCATACGGCCAGCCACTCGAAGGGGAAGGTTGCGAGGTAGACGGAGAAGAGACTGAGGAAGATAAACGAGGTTAGCAGGCCGTAGTTCGTGAACAGGGACTTTCTGTACGGGTGACCCTTTGAAAACGCCACGGCTAAGATGATGTACTGCATCGAGCTGATGATGAAGATCGTGTAATTCTCCGTGCACCCCACGTCGTCCTTGTCCTTCAGCGACTTGAACGTGGCGTTGAACGGCTCGTACCAGTCCATCTGTTGCAGGTGCCACAGACTGGCGTACTGAAAGACAGCCACGATCAGGATCTGAGAGACCAGGCTCAGGATCGGCGTGACGCTCAGCAGACTGTTCAGAGGGGCCATTTTCACCAATGGGCCGCCGTAGGCCTTGGTGCGGCCGAAGAAGAAAGCGAAGATGGAGATGATGAAGAGATCGATGTAGAGGAACTCGATGTCCGTCAAGTTCGACTCGATTCCGTACAGCAGCATCACTGAGATGAACTGGATGAGGGAGTAGCCGGCCATGTACTTGAAGATACCGAATGACGTGACCAGAGCCGCTCGACCTTCTCGGATCACCGTCAGCACGCAGGAAATATTTGTCTCGCGGCTCGTGAACGGTGAAGCGACCGACGATTCCGTGTCAGAGAGAGAAATTCCCGTGTGGGCTGCCTTCAGGGCTCCGCAGTCGTTCGCGCCATCGCCAACCATAGCTGGAAATCGTAAAACGAAGGATTAAGGGGCCATAGCGTAaaacgaagggttaaggatgACGGATCATttcggttagacgggttgaaaaaatcgatttttttaaaacattttttgaaagtacatatcctcaagaatatattgttaaattaagtctaacctacttttacaATCGAAAGTAGCAAAAGGAAAAagccgagaaaacatatttcttgcattttgcccgccattttgctaatttttaatataaacacactaattatagtccgagtgatagcgacagacatactgatcaagaatctgtttggatttttgggttcagataagtctaacagctgaaataaccttcacgagcgaggcatgaattttaaaCACGTCATCAAGACTGCtttcaaaatcatttaaaaagcaataattttattacttttatatttttttatttactgtagaaatatagttaaataaatagaaaaaagttttattccattgctatgaatattttcgtctcaataaattcttgaaaatcgctgaatttatcggcgcgctaaccggactGACCCGTTAAGACTTAAGGGGTGAGATACGCACCAACATAGTATCCCAGAGATTGCAATTCCTGGACAAGCTGCTGCTTCTGGTCAGGCGACATCCTGGCGAAGATCGCTCCGCGAGTGGCCAGTTTGGGGACCAGTTCGGGGTAGTATTGTTTGATCAGGGCCCATGTTTTACCGGTCAGCGCAAACACGTACTTGTTCTTCGAATGTTGCAAGCTGAAACAACACTGCATCGATATAGAAGCTCCAATCCCCACGTACTACTATCTCTAGCGTACACGCGCCGTTTGCAGGATACACTTACTCGTCGGACAAATAGTTGACGTGGTTCTCGAACTGATTGTTCCCGAAAGAGCCGCTCTCGACCGTGTCCAGGCTGGCCACGCTGTTCAGGTCTGTCATCTCGCTGTAATCCCCGTGGCCCATAGGCGAGATCGGCGACGGCTGACTGTTGCTCTTCGTGAAGTAGATTTGCGGCTTCATTTGGTTATGCTGGGCAGCCGAGACTGCGATAACCGGCGTGCCAGGCTTCACGATGTCGCAGTCCCTGGCGACTGACAGGGCTGTCAGCATATTGTCTCCAGTCACCATGACGGTTTTGATGCAGGCAGTGTTTAAAGCGCTAATCACCGGCATGGTCTCTGGTTTCAATCTATTCTCCATGATGACGAACGCCAGGAACGTCAGGTCGGACTCGGCAGCCTCGCGACTCAGTCGCTGGACTTTGGCGTAGGGAAGACGGTTCAGGGATTTGTGAGCTATGGCGATCACGCGATAGCCCTCTGAGGTATAGTGTTGCAACACGGTGCCAAAGTCCGCTGGAACTGTAAAGAGGAACGCGATTAGTTGCCATTCTATCGGGAGGCTAACTCAAGGGACATTCGAGCGAGACACTTACTGGATTCAGCTTTTGAGAGGCTCAAGATCATCTCTGGGCTGCCCTTGCAGTAGAGGTCGTAGTGGGTAGCGCCCAGTGTCCTGGTGATGACGCTCATCCTCTGAAGACTAGATGTGAATGGAAACTGTCGCACGATTCCAATTTCTAGACCCTGCTCCCCGATCTCCGTCGTGGAGCCAGTCAACGCGGGGTCGAGGTTGCTCAGGGAGATGTTGTCCATCACGTCGGAAGACACGGAGTTCTGTCGGCTGAGCGTGATCCGCAGGTCGTTAGGCAGCTTCTTCAGCGGCTTGGAGCCTTTCGGTGGCCGAACGATAGTGGGGAACAGCATGGAGAACTTGGATGTGTCGGATACGTCAGGTTCCTCCAAGCTCCACCCGGTAGACTCGAACATTTTCAGGTCCAGCGGATCCCCCACAGCCTGATTGTCTATTATGGTGATCCCGTGGCACGTCAC
Above is a genomic segment from Andrena cerasifolii isolate SP2316 chromosome 12, iyAndCera1_principal, whole genome shotgun sequence containing:
- the Anne gene encoding polyamine-transporting ATPase anne boleyn isoform X1 encodes the protein MSPTPSKLNLNFARNAYSVFGTRGANTAADHQREQKTELLEGTRGNGVLHLKNGVDYINPGEEDQMEIYGYKRNKILTVVIWFLIVITGGLLRLIFHWVPRLMLLATHSRCQLEDADTVLLVEKFQGKHTSYYVKKLKTLAAQDVFNMPFDGESLMDNEPWMENGSMITIKEVKEEYPTLSLHLVGGQFKQVASIVLFNCKKLTYVWDAERSEFMKLRGLDTGVLTSTLHQTQGLNYHEQHMRRCVYGNNEIVIPVKSILTLLCLEVLNPFYVFQLLSFCLWVADDYYYYAMVIITMSSIGIIMAVFQTRRNQHNLRSTVHSSDVATVMRDRSTGHTATVPAERLVPGDILVIPSHGCLMPCDAVLLTGNCILNESMLTGESVPVTKTPIPSSNEVTYEAKEHARHTLFCGTRVIQTRYYGSEKVLAVVVRTGFNTSKGGLVRSIMYPPPVDFKFEQDSYRFVILLAGIASIGVIYTIVTKIMRGINGNTITLEALDLITIVVPPALPAAMTVGRMVAQRRLEKNKIYCTSPRTINVSGSIDCICFDKTGTLTEDGLDMWGVVAASDLKFQSPVKDIASLPINDLLIGMVTCHGITIIDNQAVGDPLDLKMFESTGWSLEEPDVSDTSKFSMLFPTIVRPPKGSKPLKKLPNDLRITLSRQNSVSSDVMDNISLSNLDPALTGSTTEIGEQGLEIGIVRQFPFTSSLQRMSVITRTLGATHYDLYCKGSPEMILSLSKAESIPADFGTVLQHYTSEGYRVIAIAHKSLNRLPYAKVQRLSREAAESDLTFLAFVIMENRLKPETMPVISALNTACIKTVMVTGDNMLTALSVARDCDIVKPGTPVIAVSAAQHNQMKPQIYFTKSNSQPSPISPMGHGDYSEMTDLNSVASLDTVESGSFGNNQFENHVNYLSDDLQHSKNKYVFALTGKTWALIKQYYPELVPKLATRGAIFARMSPDQKQQLVQELQSLGYYVAMVGDGANDCGALKAAHTGISLSDTESSVASPFTSRETNISCVLTVIREGRAALVTSFGIFKYMAGYSLIQFISVMLLYGIESNLTDIEFLYIDLFIISIFAFFFGRTKAYGGPLVKMAPLNSLLSVTPILSLVSQILIVAVFQYASLWHLQQMDWYEPFNATFKSLKDKDDVGCTENYTIFIISSMQYIILAVAFSKGHPYRKSLFTNYGLLTSFIFLSLFSVYLATFPFEWLAVWFELVLPENVTFRFILVGYGVVNFVISLLVEYLFIDYLVFKKLRYRWHNVDKSRRKFLAIDRDMARDIKWPPICQEPLPEAVPDLLIRQNVTEIKIEKRAPEACRSADTSFMNSPVCANFKHFGSAREVTLNPRSLFNDRRNTVSMQTVPCFEDKDPAIKQPKIELTTKRRHNSESENGVNRYENSFKSHSINPIATLPRTTAVALQPQKLRDFKNVLVHQSVDGLSPNAQSVLELDILPS
- the Anne gene encoding polyamine-transporting ATPase anne boleyn isoform X2, giving the protein MNGTRGNGVLHLKNGVDYINPGEEDQMEIYGYKRNKILTVVIWFLIVITGGLLRLIFHWVPRLMLLATHSRCQLEDADTVLLVEKFQGKHTSYYVKKLKTLAAQDVFNMPFDGESLMDNEPWMENGSMITIKEVKEEYPTLSLHLVGGQFKQVASIVLFNCKKLTYVWDAERSEFMKLRGLDTGVLTSTLHQTQGLNYHEQHMRRCVYGNNEIVIPVKSILTLLCLEVLNPFYVFQLLSFCLWVADDYYYYAMVIITMSSIGIIMAVFQTRRNQHNLRSTVHSSDVATVMRDRSTGHTATVPAERLVPGDILVIPSHGCLMPCDAVLLTGNCILNESMLTGESVPVTKTPIPSSNEVTYEAKEHARHTLFCGTRVIQTRYYGSEKVLAVVVRTGFNTSKGGLVRSIMYPPPVDFKFEQDSYRFVILLAGIASIGVIYTIVTKIMRGINGNTITLEALDLITIVVPPALPAAMTVGRMVAQRRLEKNKIYCTSPRTINVSGSIDCICFDKTGTLTEDGLDMWGVVAASDLKFQSPVKDIASLPINDLLIGMVTCHGITIIDNQAVGDPLDLKMFESTGWSLEEPDVSDTSKFSMLFPTIVRPPKGSKPLKKLPNDLRITLSRQNSVSSDVMDNISLSNLDPALTGSTTEIGEQGLEIGIVRQFPFTSSLQRMSVITRTLGATHYDLYCKGSPEMILSLSKAESIPADFGTVLQHYTSEGYRVIAIAHKSLNRLPYAKVQRLSREAAESDLTFLAFVIMENRLKPETMPVISALNTACIKTVMVTGDNMLTALSVARDCDIVKPGTPVIAVSAAQHNQMKPQIYFTKSNSQPSPISPMGHGDYSEMTDLNSVASLDTVESGSFGNNQFENHVNYLSDDLQHSKNKYVFALTGKTWALIKQYYPELVPKLATRGAIFARMSPDQKQQLVQELQSLGYYVAMVGDGANDCGALKAAHTGISLSDTESSVASPFTSRETNISCVLTVIREGRAALVTSFGIFKYMAGYSLIQFISVMLLYGIESNLTDIEFLYIDLFIISIFAFFFGRTKAYGGPLVKMAPLNSLLSVTPILSLVSQILIVAVFQYASLWHLQQMDWYEPFNATFKSLKDKDDVGCTENYTIFIISSMQYIILAVAFSKGHPYRKSLFTNYGLLTSFIFLSLFSVYLATFPFEWLAVWFELVLPENVTFRFILVGYGVVNFVISLLVEYLFIDYLVFKKLRYRWHNVDKSRRKFLAIDRDMARDIKWPPICQEPLPEAVPDLLIRQNVTEIKIEKRAPEACRSADTSFMNSPVCANFKHFGSAREVTLNPRSLFNDRRNTVSMQTVPCFEDKDPAIKQPKIELTTKRRHNSESENGVNRYENSFKSHSINPIATLPRTTAVALQPQKLRDFKNVLVHQSVDGLSPNAQSVLELDILPS